One part of the Sulfolobus tengchongensis genome encodes these proteins:
- the proC gene encoding pyrroline-5-carboxylate reductase has protein sequence MEGLTIAVIGAGKIGSAIVRAIKTKYRNVNIIATARKDETLKSLRELNIESTKDNNYAVARSDVIILSVKPYHFPTVLRQVSIEAWRNKVVISIMAGIKLATLSNLLNGAEVFRAMPNINAIVGRSTTAIAENNGEKKDLVEEIFKALGNVYWLPEEYLDIWTALVGSGPAFIAEIIDALSLGAVASGMSREIAYSAVLDMISGTISMLKEGKIDHPMLLRDQVTTPAGTTIRGLMIMEAKGVKSALIETIEASYRRAVEIGNEIDRSIRNNSK, from the coding sequence GTGGAAGGTTTAACTATTGCAGTAATAGGAGCTGGTAAAATAGGTTCGGCCATAGTGAGGGCTATAAAGACAAAATATAGAAATGTTAATATTATAGCTACTGCAAGAAAAGATGAAACACTAAAGAGTTTAAGGGAGTTAAATATAGAAAGTACTAAAGATAACAACTACGCTGTGGCTAGATCAGACGTTATAATTCTAAGCGTTAAACCATATCATTTCCCCACTGTGTTAAGGCAAGTTAGTATCGAAGCTTGGAGAAATAAGGTAGTCATCTCAATAATGGCTGGAATCAAACTAGCTACCTTATCCAATTTACTTAATGGAGCAGAGGTTTTCAGAGCAATGCCGAACATTAATGCAATAGTAGGTAGATCCACTACTGCAATAGCTGAAAATAATGGAGAAAAAAAGGATTTAGTAGAAGAGATTTTTAAGGCGTTAGGTAACGTATATTGGTTACCAGAAGAATATCTCGATATTTGGACTGCATTAGTAGGAAGTGGGCCCGCATTTATAGCTGAGATAATAGATGCACTAAGTTTAGGTGCAGTTGCAAGTGGAATGTCAAGGGAAATCGCATATAGTGCGGTGTTGGATATGATTAGTGGTACAATAAGTATGCTTAAAGAGGGTAAGATAGATCATCCAATGTTATTGCGTGACCAAGTAACCACACCTGCAGGAACTACAATTAGAGGACTTATGATTATGGAGGCTAAAGGTGTGAAATCTGCTTTGATTGAAACAATTGAAGCTTCCTACAGAAGGGCAGTAGAAATAGGTAATGAAATAGATAGAAGTATTAGAAATAATAGTAAGTAA
- a CDS encoding DUF72 domain-containing protein yields MKIFVGTSGWSYDWNPEGSIEWYVKKSGLNAIELNMTFYRFPTKEQVRRWSKYREVRWVVKVNRRISHIKRLKDQQIWCEFQQITEPLNPDFYLFQLPPSFKRNEENERRVLNFCEAIKEKMAVEFRDPKWYMEPLNLNCVIVSIDSPMGTYIAKSNEYVYLRLHGREVWYSYEYSDSELLELANKVISLNPKYIYVFFNNNHWMLENARHMLKILSEFV; encoded by the coding sequence ATGAAGATTTTTGTTGGAACCTCGGGCTGGTCATACGATTGGAATCCAGAGGGATCTATAGAGTGGTATGTTAAGAAAAGCGGACTTAATGCGATAGAACTTAATATGACTTTTTATAGGTTCCCAACAAAGGAGCAGGTTAGAAGATGGAGCAAATATAGAGAGGTTAGATGGGTAGTAAAAGTAAACAGAAGGATCAGCCATATAAAAAGGTTAAAGGACCAACAGATATGGTGTGAATTTCAACAGATAACAGAGCCTTTAAATCCGGATTTTTATCTATTCCAGTTACCTCCCTCATTTAAGAGAAATGAGGAAAACGAGAGGAGAGTACTGAATTTTTGTGAAGCTATAAAGGAGAAAATGGCTGTTGAATTTAGAGACCCGAAATGGTATATGGAGCCATTAAATTTGAACTGCGTGATAGTTTCAATAGATTCACCAATGGGCACTTACATAGCAAAAAGTAATGAGTATGTGTATTTGAGATTGCATGGAAGGGAAGTATGGTACAGCTATGAATACTCTGACAGCGAATTGTTAGAACTAGCCAATAAGGTGATTTCATTAAACCCAAAGTACATCTATGTCTTCTTTAATAATAATCACTGGATGCTTGAAAATGCAAGGCATATGCTTAAAATATTGTCTGAGTTTGTTTAG